A genome region from Deltaproteobacteria bacterium includes the following:
- a CDS encoding acyl-CoA dehydrogenase family protein yields MPSTAVIDFDSTKPASPFYDDSHREWRDTLRRWLAKEVAPNVEAWEAAGEIPLALYGKAAEVGLLGLGYPEQYGGTSAGIDHFHHIITSEEAAQIGAGGIFASLMVHAIGLPPVLALGSEELKTRVAARVLSGEQHICLGITEPDAGSDVANIQTRAVRDGDDYVVRGSKMFITGGLRADYVTAAVRTGGPGYGGISLLLIELDRPGVSRTRLEKMGWWASDTAALYFDEVRVPAANLIGAENQGFLGIVLNFNGERLGMAASANAYARTCLVEAARYARERRTFGKRLADHQVIRHKVAEMLRQVNATQAYLENCAWRVQQGETPVTDLALLKVQATLTMEFCAREAMQVLGGAGYLRGNKVERIYREVRVNAIGGGSEEIMRDLAARQLRL; encoded by the coding sequence ATGCCGTCCACCGCCGTCATCGATTTCGATTCCACCAAGCCCGCCTCGCCGTTCTACGACGACAGCCACCGCGAGTGGCGCGATACGCTCCGTCGCTGGCTCGCGAAGGAGGTCGCGCCGAACGTCGAGGCGTGGGAAGCGGCGGGCGAGATCCCACTCGCGCTCTACGGCAAGGCGGCGGAGGTCGGCCTGCTGGGCCTCGGATACCCGGAGCAGTACGGCGGCACGTCGGCCGGGATCGACCACTTCCACCACATCATCACGTCCGAGGAGGCGGCGCAGATCGGCGCGGGCGGCATCTTCGCCTCGTTGATGGTGCACGCGATCGGCCTCCCGCCCGTGCTCGCGCTCGGCTCCGAGGAGCTCAAGACCCGGGTGGCGGCGCGCGTGCTTTCGGGCGAACAGCACATCTGCCTCGGCATCACCGAGCCCGATGCCGGCAGCGACGTCGCCAACATCCAGACCCGCGCCGTCCGCGACGGCGACGACTACGTCGTGCGCGGCAGCAAGATGTTCATCACCGGCGGGCTTCGCGCCGACTACGTGACGGCTGCGGTTCGCACCGGCGGTCCCGGCTACGGCGGCATCTCGCTTCTCCTGATCGAGCTCGACCGCCCCGGGGTGTCGCGCACGCGTCTCGAAAAGATGGGCTGGTGGGCGTCCGACACGGCGGCGCTCTACTTCGACGAGGTGCGGGTGCCGGCGGCGAACCTGATCGGCGCCGAGAACCAGGGCTTCCTCGGCATCGTGTTGAACTTCAACGGCGAGCGTCTCGGCATGGCGGCGAGCGCGAACGCCTACGCCCGCACGTGTCTCGTCGAGGCCGCGCGCTACGCGCGGGAGCGGCGCACCTTCGGCAAGCGGCTCGCCGACCACCAGGTCATTCGCCACAAGGTCGCCGAGATGCTCCGCCAGGTGAACGCGACGCAGGCGTATCTCGAGAACTGCGCCTGGCGCGTGCAGCAGGGCGAGACGCCGGTCACGGACCTGGCGCTCCTCAAGGTCCAGGCGACGCTCACCATGGAGTTCTGCGCCCGCGAGGCGATGCAGGTGCTCGGCGGCGCCGGCTATCTGCGCGGCAACAAGGTCGAGCGCATCTACCGCGAGGTGCGCGTCAACGCGATCGGCGGCGGCAGCGAGGAGATCATGCGCGACCTCGCCGCGCGCCAGCTGCGTCTCTGA
- a CDS encoding metallophosphoesterase family protein yields the protein MTPPALRLAALATSLLAATVADAATIVRGPYLQQPTPAGMTLRWRTDVPTDSRVRYGAAPGSLGLTVDDAAVTTEHVVTVSALAPDTVYFYAIGSTSADLEGDDADHFFRTTPTPGAVRPLRIWVTGDGGYANADGMAVRDAYAAYNGAAPTDLWLLLGDNAYPTGNDANYQAALFDLHHDMLRSVPTLSTFGNHEAMAGNSALQTGPYFTMFTFPTAGEAGGVPSGSEAYFSYDYGNVHFVVLDSEHNSKASTSPMMLWLEADLQATTADWIIALWHRPPYSKGLLHDSDLEFEEITMRTNVVPMLEDYGVDLVLCGHSHSYERSYLLDGHYGLSDTFELPVHARDAGDGDPSGNGPYRKPSLGQSPRNGAVYVVAGSSSDVRTTTLNHPALPVGLLELGSLVLDVDGQTLTGTFVNAATQAADRFRIVKGPSCPSAPRGGCASAPKGRIALRNDPVDTKDKAQWKWQNGTLDSTQIGMPSGQSDVAVCLYDQSGSLFGDALGHGAPAWKAKGGGVQYVEKSGAHAGITSVKGTSGTGKGQIQVKGAGASLALPAGAPAFPLTAQLINLQSGACWESVFPTAKVNDGVKLSAKLP from the coding sequence CGACCATCGTGCGCGGCCCGTATCTCCAGCAGCCGACGCCGGCCGGCATGACCCTGCGCTGGCGCACGGACGTCCCGACCGACAGCCGCGTGCGCTACGGCGCGGCCCCGGGATCGCTCGGTCTGACCGTAGACGACGCGGCCGTCACGACGGAGCACGTCGTGACCGTGTCGGCGCTGGCGCCCGACACCGTCTACTTCTACGCGATCGGGTCCACGAGCGCCGACCTCGAGGGCGACGACGCCGATCACTTCTTTCGCACAACCCCGACCCCCGGCGCGGTGCGCCCCCTGCGCATCTGGGTCACGGGCGACGGCGGCTACGCCAACGCCGACGGTATGGCCGTGCGGGACGCTTACGCGGCGTACAACGGCGCCGCGCCCACCGACCTCTGGCTCCTCCTCGGGGACAACGCCTACCCGACCGGCAACGACGCCAACTATCAGGCGGCGCTCTTCGACCTGCACCACGACATGCTGCGGAGCGTCCCGACGCTGTCCACGTTCGGCAACCACGAGGCCATGGCGGGCAACTCGGCGCTCCAGACCGGTCCCTACTTCACGATGTTCACCTTCCCGACGGCGGGCGAGGCCGGCGGCGTTCCGTCCGGCTCCGAAGCCTACTTCTCCTACGACTACGGCAACGTGCACTTCGTCGTGCTCGACTCGGAGCACAACTCCAAGGCCTCGACGAGCCCGATGATGCTGTGGCTCGAGGCGGATCTGCAGGCGACGACCGCCGACTGGATCATCGCGCTCTGGCACCGCCCCCCCTACAGCAAGGGCCTGCTGCACGACTCCGACCTCGAGTTCGAGGAGATCACCATGCGCACCAACGTCGTGCCGATGCTCGAGGACTACGGCGTCGACCTCGTGCTCTGCGGGCACAGCCACTCCTACGAGCGCAGCTACCTGCTCGACGGCCACTACGGGCTCTCCGACACGTTCGAGCTCCCGGTCCACGCTCGCGACGCCGGCGACGGCGATCCGAGCGGCAACGGCCCCTACCGCAAGCCGAGCCTCGGGCAGAGCCCGCGCAACGGGGCAGTGTACGTCGTCGCCGGCAGCTCGAGCGACGTCCGCACGACGACGCTGAACCATCCGGCGCTCCCGGTCGGGCTCCTCGAGCTCGGCTCGCTCGTGCTCGACGTCGACGGCCAGACGCTCACCGGCACGTTCGTGAACGCCGCCACGCAGGCGGCGGACCGCTTCCGCATCGTGAAGGGTCCATCCTGTCCGAGCGCGCCGCGGGGCGGCTGCGCGAGCGCCCCGAAAGGCCGGATCGCGCTCAGGAACGATCCCGTCGACACGAAGGACAAGGCGCAGTGGAAGTGGCAGAACGGCACGCTCGACAGCACGCAGATCGGCATGCCGAGCGGCCAGAGCGACGTCGCGGTCTGCCTGTACGATCAGAGCGGCAGCCTGTTCGGCGACGCCCTCGGCCACGGCGCCCCGGCGTGGAAGGCCAAGGGCGGCGGCGTGCAGTACGTCGAGAAGTCCGGGGCGCACGCCGGCATCACGAGCGTGAAGGGCACGTCGGGCACCGGCAAGGGACAGATCCAGGTGAAGGGCGCCGGCGCCTCGCTCGCGCTGCCGGCCGGCGCGCCGGCGTTCCCGTTGACGGCCCAGCTGATCAACCTCCAGAGCGGAGCGTGCTGGGAGTCGGTGTTCCCGACCGCCAAGGTCAACGACGGCGTGAAGCTCTCGGCGAAGCTCCCCTGA